Proteins from a single region of Nocardioides anomalus:
- the rsgA gene encoding ribosome small subunit-dependent GTPase A produces the protein MPTGRYSDQDVEHYDRPRRRTRPRTKERPTYDDAADGVVVTVDRGRFTVLVAGHLVYAMKARPLGRRGVVVGDRVKVEGDVTGDEGTLARIVEVHERTTTLRRTADDDDPVERVIVANADQLVVVVAIADPEPQPRLLDRALVAAFDAGLAPLLCLTKSDLASPEPLLATYRSLGVPWVVTHRGGDLAELRESLADRTSVLLGSSGVGKSTLVNALVPHADREVGVVNAVTGRGRHTSTSAYLLALPDDQGWIIDTPGIRSFGLAHVQPEHLIEAFPDLDEMTEECPRGCTHGTDEPECGLDEAVARGEADPERVASFRRLLAARSEPAY, from the coding sequence ATGCCCACGGGGCGGTACTCCGACCAGGACGTCGAGCACTACGACCGTCCCCGACGCCGGACCCGCCCCCGCACCAAGGAGCGCCCGACCTACGACGACGCCGCCGACGGCGTGGTCGTCACCGTGGACCGGGGTCGGTTCACGGTCCTCGTTGCCGGGCACCTCGTCTACGCGATGAAGGCACGCCCGCTCGGGCGCCGCGGCGTCGTCGTCGGCGACCGGGTCAAGGTCGAGGGCGACGTCACCGGCGACGAGGGCACCCTGGCCCGCATCGTCGAGGTCCACGAGCGCACGACCACGCTGCGGCGCACCGCCGACGACGACGACCCCGTCGAGCGCGTGATCGTGGCCAACGCCGACCAGCTCGTGGTGGTGGTGGCGATCGCCGACCCCGAGCCGCAGCCGCGGCTGCTGGACCGCGCCCTCGTGGCGGCGTTCGACGCCGGGCTGGCGCCGCTGCTGTGCCTGACCAAGTCCGACCTCGCCTCACCCGAGCCGCTGCTCGCGACGTACCGCTCGCTCGGCGTGCCCTGGGTCGTCACCCACCGCGGCGGCGACCTGGCCGAGCTGCGCGAGAGCCTGGCCGACCGGACCAGCGTGCTGCTCGGCTCCAGCGGTGTCGGCAAGTCCACGCTGGTCAACGCGCTCGTGCCCCACGCGGACCGCGAGGTCGGCGTGGTCAACGCCGTCACCGGGCGCGGCCGGCACACGTCGACCTCGGCCTACCTGCTGGCGCTGCCCGACGACCAGGGCTGGATCATCGACACCCCCGGCATCCGCTCGTTCGGGCTGGCCCACGTGCAGCCCGAGCACCTCATCGAGGCGTTCCCGGACCTCGACGAGATGACCGAGGAGTGCCCGCGCGGCTGCACCCACGGCACCGACGAGCCCGAGTGCGGCCTCGACGAGGCCGTGGCCCGCGGCGAGGCCGACCCCGAGCGGGTGGCGTCGTTCCGGCGGCTGCTCGCCGCACGCTCCGAGCCGGCGTACTGA
- a CDS encoding DUF2231 domain-containing protein: MWEFNGLPLHPLIVHAAVVFGPVSALVAIAYAVLPRYRDRLRWVTLGLVVIAFVTIWAAYLSGDNFLEKGQQFANLGGEAAERIEHHEELADVLRWMTTGFLVVTVLAVWQHAKAGATRYALGGLVVVGAVLTLVWTALTGDAGAQAVWGS; encoded by the coding sequence ATGTGGGAGTTCAACGGGTTGCCGCTCCACCCCCTCATCGTGCACGCCGCGGTGGTGTTCGGGCCGGTCTCCGCGCTGGTGGCCATCGCGTACGCCGTGCTGCCGCGCTACCGCGACCGGCTGCGCTGGGTGACGCTGGGCCTGGTGGTCATCGCCTTCGTCACGATCTGGGCCGCCTACCTCAGCGGGGACAACTTCCTGGAGAAGGGGCAGCAGTTCGCCAACCTGGGTGGTGAGGCCGCGGAGCGGATCGAGCACCACGAGGAGCTGGCCGACGTGCTGCGCTGGATGACCACCGGCTTCCTGGTCGTCACGGTCCTCGCGGTCTGGCAGCACGCCAAGGCGGGTGCGACCCGCTACGCCCTCGGCGGCCTGGTCGTGGTCGGCGCGGTGCTGACGCTGGTGTGGACGGCGCTCACGGGCGACGCCGGCGCGCAGGCCGTCTGGGGCAGCTGA
- a CDS encoding inositol monophosphatase family protein — protein MADYTDDLRLAHVLADDADSLTTARFKALDLHVMTKPDLTPVSDADEAVEESLRRTLSRVRSRDAVTGEEQGSTGHSQRRWIIDPIDGTKNFVRGVPVWATLIALAVDDEVVLGVVSAPALQRRWWASSGSGAWTGRSLLKATQCHVSDVRRLEDASLSYSSLHGWEERGQSDDFVSLMRRVWRSRAYGDFWSYTLLAEGAVDIATEPELALHDMAALDVIVREAGGTFTSLSGEDGPWGGNALATNGHLHDAALSFLGSVDDDSDPDWQPTGPGSVSELRPRGPRPVPAAEDGPEDGSEG, from the coding sequence GTGGCGGACTACACCGACGACCTCCGCCTGGCCCACGTGCTGGCCGACGACGCCGACTCGCTGACCACGGCGCGCTTCAAGGCGCTGGACCTGCACGTCATGACCAAGCCGGACCTGACCCCGGTCTCCGACGCCGACGAGGCGGTCGAGGAGAGCCTGCGCCGCACCCTGTCACGGGTGCGCTCGCGCGACGCAGTCACCGGCGAGGAGCAGGGCTCGACCGGGCACAGCCAGCGGCGCTGGATCATCGACCCGATCGACGGCACCAAGAACTTCGTGCGCGGGGTGCCCGTCTGGGCCACGCTCATCGCGCTGGCCGTGGACGACGAGGTGGTGCTCGGCGTGGTCTCGGCCCCGGCGCTGCAGCGGCGCTGGTGGGCCTCGTCCGGCTCCGGCGCCTGGACCGGCCGCTCGCTGCTGAAGGCGACCCAGTGCCACGTCTCGGACGTGCGCCGCCTCGAGGACGCCTCGCTGTCCTACTCCTCGCTGCACGGGTGGGAGGAGCGCGGCCAGAGCGACGACTTCGTCTCGCTGATGCGGCGGGTGTGGCGCAGCCGCGCGTACGGCGACTTCTGGTCCTACACGTTGCTGGCCGAGGGTGCGGTCGACATCGCCACCGAGCCCGAGCTCGCGCTGCACGACATGGCCGCGCTCGACGTGATCGTGCGCGAGGCCGGCGGGACGTTCACCTCGCTGTCCGGTGAGGACGGCCCGTGGGGCGGCAACGCGCTGGCCACCAACGGCCACCTGCACGACGCCGCCCTGTCCTTCCTGGGCTCGGTGGACGACGACAGCGACCCCGACTGGCAGCCGACCGGGCCCGGCTCGGTCTCCGAGCTGCGTCCGCGGGGTCCGCGGCCGGTGCCGGCCGCCGAGGACGGCCCGGAGGACGGGTCCGAGGGCTGA
- a CDS encoding CBS domain-containing protein encodes MKIVEVLNAKPEAGVVTITPEAGVRELIAKLAEHNVGALIVSADGETVAGIVSERDVVRHLHHDGTVINNTVAAIMTEVVETTEPDATLDELMQTMTRRRIRHVPVVDDGRLVGIVSIGDVVKHKMSQLEFERDQLDSYVHQT; translated from the coding sequence GTGAAGATCGTCGAGGTGCTCAACGCCAAGCCCGAGGCCGGGGTCGTCACGATCACCCCCGAGGCCGGCGTGCGCGAGCTCATCGCCAAGCTGGCCGAGCACAACGTCGGGGCGCTCATCGTCAGCGCCGACGGCGAGACGGTGGCCGGGATCGTCAGCGAGCGCGACGTGGTGCGCCACCTGCACCACGACGGCACCGTCATCAACAACACCGTCGCCGCGATCATGACCGAGGTCGTCGAGACCACCGAGCCCGACGCGACGCTCGACGAGCTCATGCAGACGATGACCCGCCGCCGGATCCGGCACGTGCCCGTCGTGGACGACGGCCGGCTGGTCGGCATCGTCTCCATCGGCGACGTGGTGAAGCACAAGATGAGCCAGCTCGAGTTCGAGCGCGACCAGCTCGACTCCTACGTGCACCAGACCTGA
- a CDS encoding SDR family oxidoreductase, translated as MARPRSLVTGGTRGIGAAVAQRLARAGHDLVLGYAHDDAAAELAEAAVQAAGGECTLVRCDLLDDDGVEDLFAAAGALTGVVNNAGATFHIGPLAETPVEVIRRTVDLNLTTAILVARAAVRALSTAYDGQGGVLVNISSGAATKGSPGEYVQYAAAKAGVDALTLGLAEEVAQDGVRVVGVAPGMIRTTIHADAGEPGRLERVAPLIPLQRAGEPEEVADAVAWLMSDEASYVTGTTLRVAGGR; from the coding sequence ATGGCCCGACCCCGCAGCCTCGTCACCGGCGGCACCCGCGGGATCGGTGCCGCCGTCGCGCAGCGGCTGGCCCGCGCCGGCCACGACCTGGTGCTCGGCTACGCCCACGACGACGCCGCCGCGGAGCTGGCCGAGGCCGCGGTGCAGGCGGCCGGCGGCGAGTGCACGCTGGTGCGCTGCGACCTGCTCGACGACGACGGCGTCGAGGACCTGTTCGCGGCCGCGGGCGCCCTCACCGGGGTGGTCAACAACGCCGGCGCGACGTTCCACATCGGGCCGCTGGCCGAGACGCCGGTCGAGGTGATCCGGCGGACCGTCGACCTCAACCTCACCACCGCGATCCTGGTCGCCCGCGCCGCGGTCCGCGCCCTCTCCACGGCGTACGACGGGCAGGGCGGCGTGCTGGTCAACATCAGCTCCGGCGCGGCGACCAAGGGCTCACCCGGCGAGTACGTCCAGTACGCCGCGGCCAAGGCCGGTGTCGACGCGCTCACCCTCGGCCTGGCCGAGGAGGTGGCCCAGGACGGCGTGCGCGTGGTCGGGGTCGCCCCCGGGATGATCCGCACCACCATCCACGCCGACGCCGGCGAGCCCGGCCGGCTCGAGCGCGTCGCGCCGCTCATCCCCCTGCAGCGCGCGGGCGAGCCGGAGGAGGTGGCCGACGCCGTGGCCTGGCTGATGAGCGACGAGGCGTCCTACGTCACCGGCACCACGCTGCGGGTCGCAGGCGGTCGTTAG
- a CDS encoding FKBP-type peptidyl-prolyl cis-trans isomerase, with the protein MSTEKPEIDFVDPTPPTDLVVTDLREGDGEEARSGQTVEVHYVGVAHSTGEEFDASYNRGEPLKFRLGVGQVIQGWDTGVQGMKVGGRRQLVIPPHLGYGDRGAGGVIKPGETLVFVVDLLGVS; encoded by the coding sequence ATGAGCACCGAGAAGCCCGAGATCGACTTCGTCGACCCCACCCCGCCCACCGACCTGGTCGTCACCGACCTGCGCGAGGGCGACGGCGAGGAGGCGCGCAGCGGGCAGACCGTCGAGGTCCACTACGTCGGCGTGGCCCACTCGACCGGCGAGGAGTTCGACGCCTCCTACAACCGCGGCGAGCCGCTGAAGTTCCGCCTCGGCGTCGGCCAGGTCATCCAGGGCTGGGACACCGGCGTGCAGGGCATGAAGGTCGGCGGCCGCCGCCAGCTCGTCATCCCGCCGCACCTCGGGTACGGCGACCGCGGCGCCGGCGGCGTCATCAAGCCCGGCGAGACCCTGGTCTTCGTGGTGGACCTGCTGGGCGTCAGCTGA
- a CDS encoding RNA-binding S4 domain-containing protein: MSDYNDVPVEDDSIKLGQFLKLADLIESGGEAKQVLSGGIVRVNGEVETRRGRQLERGDVVSVAAKSARVGGERNWE, from the coding sequence GTGAGCGACTACAACGACGTGCCGGTGGAGGACGACTCGATCAAGCTCGGGCAGTTCCTCAAGCTGGCCGACCTCATCGAGTCCGGTGGCGAGGCCAAGCAGGTGCTCTCCGGCGGGATCGTCCGGGTCAACGGCGAGGTCGAGACCCGCCGCGGCCGCCAGCTCGAGCGCGGCGACGTGGTCAGCGTCGCCGCCAAGTCCGCCCGCGTGGGCGGCGAGCGCAACTGGGAGTGA
- a CDS encoding DUF445 domain-containing protein: MTTTAPMIAGDPAADARRRSALRRMRGVATGLLVLAAVVYLLTRDRDGFLGFVNAGAEASMVGAIADWFAVTALFRHPLGLPVPHTALIPRKKDELGRGLEEFVGENFLQEAIIRERLLAAEPARRLGEWLAEPANAQRVVDEVADVAAIALSKVRDDHIESLVRDALTPRFREEPIAPLLGGLLSEALADDLHHGLVDLALDELHGWLVDNPDTVTEVLGERAPWWAPPRLNEAVTGRIHTELVRWVGDIRDDPQHRARQALDSVLRQLADDLLHDADTQARAEGLKERILDNPAVIRSAISLWDALRRALTTSLQDPQGAVRARLLTEATAFAARLRDDAALRTRLDGLAADAAVFVVDRYGAELTSVITQTIERWDGKEAAERIELHVGRDLQFIRINGTVVGGLVGVLIHAVSVALG; encoded by the coding sequence ATGACCACCACGGCCCCGATGATCGCCGGCGACCCCGCGGCCGACGCGCGGCGGCGCTCGGCGCTGCGCCGGATGCGCGGGGTGGCGACCGGGCTGCTGGTGCTGGCAGCCGTGGTCTACCTGCTCACCCGGGACCGGGACGGCTTCCTCGGCTTCGTGAACGCCGGCGCAGAGGCCTCGATGGTGGGCGCGATCGCGGACTGGTTCGCGGTCACCGCGCTCTTCCGGCACCCGCTGGGGCTGCCGGTGCCGCACACGGCGCTCATCCCGCGCAAGAAGGACGAGCTGGGCCGCGGGCTGGAGGAGTTCGTGGGCGAGAACTTCCTGCAGGAGGCGATCATCCGCGAGCGGCTCCTGGCCGCGGAGCCCGCGCGGCGGCTGGGGGAGTGGCTGGCCGAGCCGGCCAACGCCCAGCGGGTGGTGGACGAGGTGGCCGACGTGGCGGCCATCGCGCTGTCCAAGGTCCGCGACGACCACATCGAGTCGCTGGTCCGCGACGCGCTGACGCCGCGGTTCCGCGAGGAGCCGATCGCGCCGCTGCTGGGCGGTCTGCTGAGCGAGGCGCTGGCCGACGACCTGCACCACGGGCTGGTCGACCTGGCCCTGGACGAGCTGCACGGCTGGCTGGTCGACAACCCGGACACGGTCACCGAGGTGCTCGGCGAGCGGGCGCCGTGGTGGGCGCCGCCGCGGCTCAACGAGGCGGTGACCGGCCGGATCCACACCGAGCTGGTCCGCTGGGTCGGCGACATCCGCGACGACCCGCAGCACCGCGCCCGGCAGGCGCTGGACTCGGTCCTGCGCCAGCTGGCCGACGACCTGCTCCACGACGCCGACACCCAGGCCCGCGCCGAAGGGCTCAAGGAGCGCATCCTCGACAACCCCGCGGTCATCCGGTCCGCGATCTCGCTCTGGGACGCCCTGCGCCGGGCGCTCACCACCTCGCTCCAGGACCCCCAGGGCGCGGTCCGCGCCCGGCTGCTGACCGAGGCCACCGCGTTCGCGGCCCGGCTGCGCGACGACGCCGCGCTCCGCACCCGCCTCGACGGCCTGGCCGCCGACGCCGCGGTCTTCGTCGTGGACCGGTACGGCGCGGAGCTCACCTCCGTCATCACCCAGACCATCGAGCGCTGGGACGGCAAGGAGGCGGCCGAGCGCATCGAGCTGCACGTCGGGCGCGACCTGCAGTTCATCCGCATCAACGGCACCGTGGTCGGCGGCCTGGTCGGCGTCCTCATCCACGCGGTGAGCGTCGCGCTCGGCTGA
- a CDS encoding adenylyltransferase/cytidyltransferase family protein — translation MPRTVLTFGTFDVFHVGHLRVIERAAAYGDRLVVGVSSDALNVSKKGREPVFSQAERLAIVGALKPVDEVFVEESLELKRHYIEQFGADVLVMGDDWKGRFDEFEDICEVVYLPRTPAISTTALIEKISDLA, via the coding sequence ATGCCCCGCACCGTCCTGACCTTCGGCACGTTCGACGTCTTCCACGTCGGCCACCTCCGGGTCATCGAGCGGGCGGCGGCGTACGGCGACCGCCTGGTCGTCGGCGTCTCCTCCGACGCGCTCAACGTGAGCAAGAAGGGTCGCGAGCCGGTCTTCAGCCAGGCCGAGCGGCTGGCCATCGTCGGCGCGCTCAAGCCGGTGGACGAGGTCTTCGTCGAGGAGAGCCTGGAACTCAAGCGGCACTACATCGAGCAGTTCGGCGCCGACGTGCTGGTGATGGGTGACGACTGGAAGGGCCGCTTCGACGAGTTCGAGGACATCTGCGAGGTGGTCTACCTGCCCCGGACCCCCGCCATCTCCACCACCGCGCTCATCGAGAAGATCTCGGACCTCGCCTGA
- a CDS encoding APC family permease, translating to MTSVAPPTTPAVTGASLDVPQGAALTIGAVLGTGVISLPALAVQEAGPASLLAWAGLLLLSIPLATTFAALGARHPDGGGVSTYARRAFGPRTATVIGWCFFFAVLVGAPTAAGFAGAYVADAAGGGRRTMLLATAGIIALVAVMNWFGLKVSGRVQLGIAGVLGVLLAGATVVSLPHAQLGHLTPFAPHGWLAVGSAAALLVWAFAGWEAVTSLSGEYRDPARDITRATGIAIVVIAVLYLGIAFATVVVLGDEPGRAPLSDLLVLGLGEWARPVVTVVAVLLSVGAMNAYFSGGARLGAALARDGSFPVWLARGSSAGEVPRRSLAFLSLGALTSLGVIAIGDLSINAPLMMTTGTFTLVYAVGTAAALKLLPRGTWVRRGAGVAFVATLALLAMTGAHLLGPALIGVGALLWTVLRPGPRPVAPAPA from the coding sequence ATGACGTCCGTCGCTCCGCCCACCACGCCCGCGGTCACCGGGGCCAGCCTCGACGTGCCGCAGGGCGCGGCCCTCACCATCGGCGCGGTCCTGGGCACGGGGGTGATCTCGCTGCCGGCGCTGGCCGTCCAGGAGGCCGGGCCGGCGTCGCTGCTGGCGTGGGCCGGGCTGCTCCTGCTGTCCATCCCGCTCGCCACGACCTTCGCCGCCCTGGGCGCACGGCACCCGGACGGCGGCGGCGTGTCGACGTACGCCCGGCGGGCCTTCGGTCCGCGCACGGCGACGGTGATCGGCTGGTGCTTCTTCTTCGCGGTGCTCGTCGGCGCGCCGACGGCTGCAGGGTTCGCCGGGGCGTACGTCGCGGACGCGGCCGGCGGCGGGCGCCGGACGATGCTGCTGGCCACCGCCGGGATCATCGCGCTGGTCGCGGTCATGAACTGGTTCGGGCTCAAGGTCTCCGGCCGCGTCCAGCTCGGGATCGCCGGGGTGCTCGGGGTGCTGCTGGCCGGGGCCACCGTGGTCTCGCTGCCGCACGCGCAGCTCGGCCACCTCACGCCGTTCGCCCCGCACGGGTGGCTGGCCGTCGGCTCGGCCGCCGCCCTGCTGGTCTGGGCCTTCGCCGGGTGGGAGGCGGTGACGTCGCTGAGCGGGGAGTACCGCGACCCGGCGCGCGACATCACCCGTGCCACCGGCATCGCGATCGTGGTCATCGCGGTGCTCTACCTCGGCATCGCCTTCGCCACCGTGGTCGTGCTGGGCGACGAGCCCGGGCGGGCGCCGCTGTCGGATCTGCTGGTCCTCGGGCTCGGCGAGTGGGCACGGCCGGTGGTGACGGTGGTGGCGGTGCTCTTGTCCGTGGGCGCGATGAACGCCTACTTCTCCGGCGGCGCGCGCCTCGGCGCGGCGCTGGCCCGGGACGGCTCGTTCCCGGTCTGGTTGGCCCGCGGCTCCAGCGCCGGCGAGGTGCCGCGCCGCTCGCTGGCGTTCCTCAGCCTCGGCGCGCTGACCTCGCTCGGCGTGATCGCCATCGGCGACCTGTCCATCAACGCCCCGCTGATGATGACGACCGGCACCTTCACGCTGGTGTACGCCGTGGGGACGGCCGCCGCCCTCAAGCTCCTGCCGCGCGGCACCTGGGTCCGGCGCGGTGCGGGCGTGGCCTTCGTCGCGACCCTGGCCCTGCTGGCCATGACCGGGGCGCACCTGCTCGGCCCGGCGCTCATCGGGGTCGGGGCCCTGCTGTGGACGGTGCTGAGGCCAGGACCCCGGCCAGTCGCGCCAGCCCCGGCCTGA
- the pdxR gene encoding MocR-like pyridoxine biosynthesis transcription factor PdxR — MRELGDLVVDLSVRGDRTTALYRALLEAVRGGRLAPGERLPPTRALAADLGVARTTVATAYDRLVAEGYLTTRVGAGTFVAEAARPAPAPRRGTDLAPRGGWERRPQPTSGGAPKPAYDFRVGIPDARLFPFDTWRRLVTAELRVGAHDLGTYADPAGHRPLREAIARQVALGRGVTTTADEVLVTQGTQQALDLVTRVLVSPGDVVAVEEPGYPLAREVFEAHGARVVPVRVDLEGLVVDELPERARLVFTTPSHQFPTGPPLSMSRRRALLAFAARHRCAVVEDDYDSEFRYTERPLETLHAMDDAGRVLYLGTFSKSLVPGLRAGYLVAPALLQDALRAALQLSVGYVDVPAQAALARFLEDGLFARHLRRARAAYAERRALLLEQVHGPLADHLELVPCQAGLHMTTVLRDQSRDDGAVVRAAAEEGVAVEALSSYAVGGAPRGVVLGYGAADPATIRPGLARLAGVLASAPSTAGPRPR; from the coding sequence CGCGCTGGCTGCGGACCTGGGGGTCGCGCGCACGACGGTGGCCACGGCGTACGACCGGCTGGTGGCGGAGGGCTACCTCACCACCCGGGTGGGGGCCGGGACGTTCGTGGCCGAGGCGGCTCGACCGGCGCCGGCGCCGCGGCGCGGCACCGACCTGGCGCCGCGGGGCGGGTGGGAGCGGCGACCCCAGCCGACGAGCGGGGGCGCGCCGAAGCCGGCGTACGACTTCCGGGTGGGGATCCCCGACGCGCGGTTGTTCCCGTTCGACACCTGGCGCCGGCTGGTCACCGCCGAGCTGCGGGTGGGCGCGCACGACCTCGGGACCTACGCCGACCCGGCGGGCCACCGGCCGCTGCGCGAGGCCATCGCCCGGCAGGTGGCGCTGGGCCGCGGGGTCACGACGACGGCCGACGAGGTGCTGGTCACCCAGGGGACCCAGCAGGCGCTCGACCTGGTGACCCGGGTGCTGGTGTCACCCGGTGACGTGGTCGCGGTGGAGGAGCCCGGCTACCCGCTGGCGCGTGAGGTCTTCGAGGCCCACGGCGCCCGGGTCGTGCCGGTCCGCGTCGATCTCGAGGGGCTGGTCGTCGACGAGCTGCCCGAGCGGGCGCGGCTGGTCTTCACCACCCCGTCGCACCAGTTCCCGACCGGCCCCCCGCTGTCGATGTCGCGGCGCCGGGCGCTGCTCGCCTTCGCCGCGCGGCACCGGTGCGCGGTCGTGGAGGACGACTACGACAGCGAGTTCCGCTACACCGAGCGCCCGCTCGAGACGCTGCACGCGATGGACGACGCCGGCCGCGTGCTCTACCTCGGCACGTTCTCCAAGTCGCTGGTGCCGGGGCTGCGGGCGGGCTACCTCGTCGCACCCGCCCTGCTGCAGGACGCGCTGCGAGCCGCGCTCCAGCTCAGCGTGGGCTACGTCGACGTCCCCGCCCAGGCCGCGCTGGCCCGCTTCCTCGAGGACGGCCTCTTCGCCCGGCACCTGCGCAGGGCGAGGGCGGCGTACGCCGAGCGGCGGGCGCTGCTGCTCGAGCAGGTCCACGGCCCGCTGGCCGACCACCTCGAGCTGGTCCCGTGCCAGGCCGGGCTGCACATGACGACGGTGCTGCGCGACCAGTCCCGCGACGACGGGGCGGTGGTCCGGGCCGCGGCCGAGGAGGGCGTCGCGGTCGAGGCGCTGTCGTCCTACGCCGTCGGCGGCGCGCCGCGCGGGGTGGTGCTGGGCTACGGCGCGGCCGACCCGGCGACGATCAGGCCGGGGCTGGCGCGACTGGCCGGGGTCCTGGCCTCAGCACCGTCCACAGCAGGGCCCCGACCCCGATGA